The genomic segment gtttgttcagagacaaaatgaGCGATATGTCGTCGcgatttgcttttaaaaaacgttggcgacaaatcgtccagtgtgtccttaccctaaaaacAGGGTTAGCTGCTAGGGCACCAACCCCCTGTGTAATCAGCAAAAGTAGGCTGACCTATCTTAATGTAGTATTATAACAGTACTTTTATGTATATTTCACAATGAATTTTTACCATGCATGGAACATATTTGCAGAACTAAAAGGTAGTTTAATCACTGCGCTTTGTTATTGCCCATAGATCCTGTAATTTACTGCAGCATCTGTTAAATGATACTCTTTAGTAGCTAACCCAGCCTGTTGGGCACATTTCTggaattaataaacatttttagagCTGTTAAGAAACATAGGAAAATCGTTTATTTTTGgagattcatgggaaaaaattgcatttgattgtaagtaaatgggcccatacattataaataaacatttattatgtgTCCATCAGTCCATTGCAATTAGGTTTTTGACCTTATTGTgttaattatagggatgcaccgaatccaagactcggttcgggattcggcatccctagttaattttaaatataaaccaatgGATTAACTAATATCATCAATattctaatatttattttgttacaaaaatacAGGATCGTCTTTGGAGAAAATCACGGTCTTCTCATAACAATGGAACCTGCTACGGAGTCGACCTCAACCGAAATTTTGATTCACAATGGTGCAGTAAGTAACCTTGTTAGGGCCCCAGACATTTATTAAATGTGTAAGAAGGGGTTAAACTTATGAAAAGAAGTGCTGTAATAGTGCAGTAACCTGTAATGACCAGTCAGATCTCTGACTTTTATTTCAACTTATCGTTGCCTGTTCAAAGCAAATTTCTGACATATTTTTACCTGCAATATAACATTTTCCACATAATTCTAGGGTCACTATGCACCCTGCAAGACACAACTTAGTGCAAGCAATGCAGCAAAATAGGTGCAAATTTAACCagttttgtaaaatttacatAATTCTGTCTGTTATAAATGTGGATGTCATGGTATGGGCTTTGTCTTACATCTATACATCTATCCTGTAGCTTGTGCAAAATTAACAGTTAACAGGGCAATAGAACATATTGCTAAATTATACACTTCAATGTTCTGATTAAAAGGTTATTGAAAGGATTTCTCTTTATCTAGGACAGTGCTAACCAACTAATTACGTCATGGGTCTATTACACATACAGCGTATTTGAGagccagattatattaaaatgatcatGCCATACAATCAAGTCTATGTAGCCCATGATTAGGGGGCATAAAATACAGCCCATGGGCCTCCAGCTGGACAACCCTGATCTAGGTAGTAGTTCAACCAGCCCTATGTACAGCAGTTAGGACTCTCATGTTGCCATGTCATTTCATTTAGTACTTCAGGTCAGTATATaatcttaaatgagaactaaaacccccaataagaaaagcctctacctactaccctagatagtccacCCCCCCTGCTTCCCCCCGCATAGTTCATTATCCCTGAAAGTGTCCCCAATACATTGCTCacatatcggtgcagagtaagcgcagcacaTATCATGGTTGCCATCTTATGGATCTTCAGtcttcttcaggtcctcttccttcctttcGGCAATTCACAAACTGCACATACACCAATACGGCGCTCCTTACAGGTGAAGCTGAAGACCTGGGAGACTCTGCACCAATATGTGAGAAATGTATtggggacactttcaggggtattGAACTATGCAGGGGaaggtttcgttctcctttaagaactctgTCAATGTTCCCCAAGGTATTGTTCTTCATCTAGAaatgtgtaattaaaaaatgagagGACTATTTTCATTGTTGTTTGAAGCCATTGCTTCAATGCCATTTTCCAACCATTTCCCATAAAAGAACGGAATGGGAGCCAAAAATGATGTTCACAAAAGCCAAGACATATACCTCAAACATGTCTACCctattgttaaattattgtaaaatgCTGTCATGAAGTGCTGGGTGTTTCATTCAGCAATAGTTGGACATTAAAAACTGGTTGGACACTTCTCATTCACGTATTTTTAGatatatagttgtttttttgtCCTCTAGCTATTGGTGCATCTCACAACTGTAAAGACATAACATTTTGTGGAACTGGACCTTCATCAGAACCAGAAGCTAATGCTGTGTCTAAGCTGCTGGGGAGTCTTAAATctgatgttttgtgtttcttaACAATTCATTCCTACGGTCAACTTATCCTTCTGCCCTATGGTTATACAACGGAGCCTTCTGTTAATCACGAAGAGATGGTAAGATTGTCTTCCAGATAACTGTACCTGTTTTACGGTTATAGCTAGGAAAAATATTAGTCACTCTTAATAtctaacagcaaaaaaaaaaacacatgaacaaGTAGAATAACACAAAAGTTAAAAGGTGTTTTTATCAGGTAGATAGATGGTCAGaacataaattaataaaataaaatcaatcaaaCTTTTACTCTCTCCATTCACAGTTAAATATATCTCAAAAGGCTGCTGCAAAACTCAAAGAGAAGCATGGCACTGAGTACAGAGTTGGATCTACATCACAAATACTATGTAAGTATTTTAGGGCTCTAGCTATGTAAGCATTTCATTAACTAGGTGTTTAATTTAGGTACATAGGTGGTTGATTGAAAGCTCAGTACCTCGGAAAACCCCATAATGAATATTTTGTCCTTTTCCAGAATACACCACAGAGAAGTTATATATATGCAGGCACAAACTGATTGTTCAGATAGGCAGGCATATTATTAGGGGTGTATAAGGATGGCATATTTAAGCGCGGTATCTTTGAAAACCCCTGGTTAAGCAAAAAGTTAAAGTAAGGAGAATAAAGAAAGAATGTACATCAAGATAGAAAAGACATAAGGAAAGAGGAAGGGAAGTAAAAGCAGGTAGCACAGGATATGTTGTATGCATGCAGAAAGGTGCCTAGAACTGTATAGCCATCAACAATTATTATGTGAAAagacatatggggcaaattcactaagcgccgaagcgcctaacgctagcattacttcgctagcgtttgtcattttcgttaccgccgcaaattcactaacgaacgctggcgtagtttcgctagtgttacttcgcacccttatgcctggcgaagtttcgctagcgacgtaactacgcaaattcactaacgcgcgcagtgtactgaacgctaccttttacgctagacttccttcgccacctcagacctggcgaagcgcaatagagtagatagggattgcttcaaaaaagtcaaaattttttctaagtcccaaaaaacggtggcgtgttttctacattatgggtgataagtgggcacatgtgtagggtgataagtacctagacagtgggcacatgtgtagggcaaaataaaaatgttatttgatgaattgaaggttttctaggcatttgtagtgctgatacgtattcctccattgaaatttgaatttggcgcccgatgcaaattagccttcgctagcgtaacttcgctttacttagcgaatcaactctagcgcaacttcgcatccttacactacccctgtgcgcaacttcggattttagtgaatttgcgaagcgctggcgaaactacgcctggcgaagtgtggcgaagtgcggcgaagcgcggcgaaggtgcgcctggcgaaactacgattgttagtgaatttgccccatagcctttCAACTACGTCTCTTTATGATTAACAGATTCCAATTCTGGGTCATCTCGGGACTGGGCCAAAGATCTAGGAATccctttttcatttacatttgagCTGAGAGACACTGGTACATATGGCTTTGTACTCCCTGAAAATCAGATCAGACCTACTTGTGAAGAAACCATGGCGGGAGTAATGACCATTGTTGAACATGTTGATGCAAAGTTCTTTAATAGTGCTATAAGCATTTTCTCTTCCAATCTTATGAGTCTATCTCTTATCATTGGTCTCTATTATACAATGTTTTAATACAATTGAGGTtcagatatgatatatatattcatgcattTTTTTGACTGATGAAATAAGAATAAACCATCTGTTCACCCATGGTGCCTTTTGTTGTGCCTTTTATTCATGATAACAAACATTAcagcaatgcatttttttgtcaTGTACTGTAGGGTTTACGTCTTTCTTTtatgttttcagttatttatttacTTCTCATGTGCATACATACAAGTAAGGAcagttttattaggagccaaAAAATTTGAGAGAATGTGCAGCCGCTTTCCCTCCAGGTTtacaaaggggttgttcgcctttaagttaacatttcgtatgatgtcgagagtaatattctgaggcaattagttttaatttttgatctgtggtttttaagttgaGCTTTTTAATCAGCTTTTTATGTGGAATTCATGGCCATCTTTTTTTTATCCCCTACGATGAGAGCATTCAGGCTGCGAGTGTGCAGAGCGGTCCAACGGAACCAGAAGAGAGAGGTAAAAAGGTAGTGAGTGGGGCCTGATACTGGCCCTGTTTGAGAGCAAAATGCCAGGAGGGGCAAGGGCCCCATTTGCCCCTATTTGTGAATGCCCGTGCATCTATATGTACATGTAACTATTAGCATTAAATCTAGTGGCCTGTGTTGCTGCCTACAAAACTGGATCTTTGTTTCTGTTAGTCTCCACTAGGTCCTTGGTGATAAGCATACTGTTGTAATTAAGAACATTGCTGATCTTATGCCTCTTTGCTTTGCAGGCCTGTATTACAGCTATAACAAAAGGAATGTGCACCTTAGTTACTTTGAAAGATCCAGGTGTTCTATTCCATTACAAAGAATCCTTATTCAGCAAAATGTGATAAGCAGGGGATTACAGCTCTACAGCAAACTGAGATAAAAGGAACTATTTCACCCTTAACTATTCGGAAAAAGTCCAATATTTATGACCAAGAACAATAAACTTTATAGGGGAATAtgacttcataaaataaaaatgatcaatgTATTTAACAGTGCTTGTGCTGAAGAAAATAAAACTGCTTGTGCTTTTAACAGTTTCTTGTCATCTGCAGAATCGATAGTACAGTGTTATGGATGACTGTGATGTATTGGCTTCTCATAAACAAAATAGGAAACACTCCTTTATTTATCTCCAGCACAAAATATAACTTAGTGAAGCATTACTGGACCTAAAGAATGAGTCATTTTATCAGATAAGTACATTTCTCACACCCTGGCTTCTTGCTGTGTAGTGCACTAAAAACAGACCCTTGGAAGAGCTCAGCTGTTATTGCCCTCTATCTCCTTTATTTGTAGGCACAAGTCATGCACACTATACACCTGCGAATGTTACTGGATCCCAGCAGTCCAGGACATTTAGCAGAAAATTGTACCAAAGTTTCACAGATGGTCAGTGGGAGCTAATTGGTATCTTATGTGGTATAGGGATGGTGTCATGGAAGGCAGAACAGTTACATTAAATTATAACAGGAACAGTTCATAAGCAAAACAAtgatcaaatgtaaaataatatgcaTACACCCCTGAGGtcagaatataatattttaaaattctaaCTTAATACTGTACATTAACCATTACTAGACATCACCTGTAATTTCCCAAAGCAAATGataacattaatttaaaacatgtacgagggaatgtaataaaaatcgctaaggaaaaactatttgcaatgcgaaaagttatgcctttgtgcgaacaaattttgctttgtgtgaatttaatatagcttttgcgagcccggaaactgtttagcgaccacttccgacagtaaaagaccgtttgcgaattttatagtttgcgccaatgcgcagccaatgtaataaaacttcttactgaaaaagtcattgtttgctccaaaagattacgacaccttcaagcacttcttatgagtgcgcaattaaaattcgcaatgcgcaattaaaattcgcaatgcaataacagtttaaggaacaatattacattatgagatgtggatttttagtcttattggtgcgaattattttgctctttgcgacttttattaaattccccaaagggttaacatcccctgcaaaaaaaattcccaaTTATCCCAGGGGTAGTTCCTGTCCCTagtttttattaaaaggtggaaTGAAAATGGAATagacaaaaataaggcaaatatgtcatatattttgaataaatatatctgtaaaaaaacaataaaatatttgaaagtacttttgttaatgaaatataCATTGGCGTAGTTGTAAGAGCCTTTAAAACACTTGTGTGATCAGGTGCATGTGTGAGAATAGAAgaaggaaaaaaggagaaaaggttttaGTGATCGGAGAAAGAGCATTTCCGACAGTTCTAGGTGGTGTAAGGGAACCGGATGATAACGCAAAAGACTTCACTCGGCAAGTGGTTTCCGGTTGAATTGAATTTTGAAAAGTCAGCGTTACTAGCATATTCAATGGGCCATTATGTAGCTAATACATAGGTAACAGAAAGATCTATCGGTCAATGCAATAAGTCTTAAGCGCAATGAATTGCATAGTTGACATACGAAAAGGCACACTTATACGAGGTGTAATATATTGCACTGGATTGAATCAAGCCCAATGTTTCTAAAACCTAATGAAATAAGAGTCATTATTGTCAGAGTGCCCAGAATACTTTAAATTAGAGTgtctgcactttgatacatttgtaattatttaagataagcaaagatacaattgtaactattaaagataagcaggtctatttggagaactgagactttctgcttaaagggcaatt from the Xenopus laevis strain J_2021 chromosome 9_10L, Xenopus_laevis_v10.1, whole genome shotgun sequence genome contains:
- the cpo.1.L gene encoding carboxypeptidase O gene 1 L homeolog (The RefSeq protein has 1 substitution compared to this genomic sequence); this translates as MIKDVQEIIDNSNVGDYRRQKTILAEFDYTKYHPMDEIYQWMDQVKETYSDLVSMHYLGSTYEHRPIYYFKIGWPSDKPKKIIWMDCGIHAREWIAIAYCQWFVKEILETHKNNPLLQKVLHNIDFYVVPVLNIDGFIYSWNVDRLWRKSRSSHNNGTCYGVDLNRNFDSQWCTIGASHNCKDITFCGTGPASEPEANAVSKLLGSLKSDVLCFLTIHSYGQLILLPYGYTTEPSVNHEEMLNISQKAAAKLKEKHGTEYRVGSTSQILYSNSGSSRDWAKDLGIPFSFTFELRDTGTYGFVLPENQIRPTCEETMAGVMTIVEHVDAKFFNSAISIFSSNLMSLSLIIGLYYTMF